From the Nodularia sp. NIES-3585 genome, one window contains:
- a CDS encoding phytanoyl-CoA dioxygenase family protein — translation MYLTQEQLQTYEDNGFVLLPECFSQEEIHKMKVELPVIFSQDTPKRVLEEEGKTVRSVHGVHNTNEIFQSLSRHPQLVKPAMEILGSKVYIYQFKINAKAAFSGDIWEWHQDYIFWRKEDGVPKPQLINALVLLDDMNEFNGPLFIIPGSHKEGMIDVVAQEKRNQSQAKTKDPEWLSSFTAKLKYSLNRDMVADLVLKYGMTSIKASAGSVLLFHSNIVHASPSNISPFDRVVVIVTYNSIENICLPVPNPRPEFLVSRDYQPVDPLLESIL, via the coding sequence ATGTACTTGACACAAGAGCAACTTCAAACTTACGAAGATAACGGTTTTGTTTTGTTACCCGAATGTTTTTCCCAAGAAGAAATTCATAAAATGAAGGTTGAGTTACCTGTTATTTTCTCTCAAGATACCCCGAAAAGGGTTCTTGAAGAAGAGGGGAAAACGGTACGCTCAGTCCATGGTGTACATAACACAAATGAAATTTTCCAAAGTTTATCTCGACATCCGCAGCTAGTTAAACCTGCCATGGAAATTCTTGGGAGTAAAGTTTATATTTACCAGTTCAAGATTAATGCTAAGGCGGCATTTAGTGGAGACATCTGGGAATGGCATCAAGACTACATTTTTTGGCGTAAAGAAGACGGAGTGCCAAAACCACAATTGATAAATGCCCTGGTTTTATTAGACGACATGAATGAATTTAACGGACCATTATTTATTATTCCTGGTTCGCACAAGGAAGGAATGATTGATGTCGTAGCTCAAGAAAAAAGGAACCAATCTCAAGCCAAAACAAAAGATCCGGAGTGGCTGTCAAGTTTTACGGCAAAACTCAAGTATTCTCTTAATAGAGATATGGTTGCTGATTTAGTATTAAAGTACGGAATGACTTCCATCAAAGCTTCAGCAGGCTCGGTGCTATTATTTCATAGCAATATTGTTCATGCTTCACCGAGTAATATATCTCCATTTGATCGAGTAGTAGTAATTGTGACTTACAACAGCATTGAGAACATTTGTTTACCTGTACCAAATCCCCGACCAGAGTTTCTTGTAAGCCGCGACTATCAGCCAGTAGACCCTTTGTTAGAAAGTATTTTATAA
- a CDS encoding serpin family protein, translated as MNRQKLSGVEKKFLQRRYGVSLGRRYVLAAASVVLFGVLGCSQVSGNTNNLAQSDPLYSETRLPKKTLISDAKLVDANNKFGFKLFSEILKNNSSQDNIFVSPSSVAIALSMAYNGASGSTQQAMAKTLELQGMSLPEINSAYATLKELLENPDPQVQLTIANSLWANKAATLQPNFLQTTQDFYKAKVTNLDFQDAASANKINQWVEDSTQGKINKIVDQIEPEQVLFLINAIYFKGQWTNQFDKLQTAEYPFKSMSGEQKPQLMMSQTGEYRYYENDQFQAVSLPYGEDGKVSFYIFLPKEESNLQSFYQNLNFDNWEKWMSQLRNRDGFIRLPRFKTDYDVTLNDALKALGMAEAFSNQANFSGMGTNLKISQVKHKTFVEVNEEGTEASAATSIGMVPTSFREKPEPFRMIVDRPFFSAIRDNQTGSILFMGSITDPQ; from the coding sequence ATGAATCGGCAGAAACTAAGTGGTGTGGAAAAAAAATTCCTACAAAGACGTTATGGTGTGAGTCTAGGAAGACGCTACGTTTTGGCAGCAGCTAGTGTTGTTCTGTTCGGTGTATTAGGCTGTTCCCAGGTTAGTGGTAATACAAATAATCTGGCACAATCTGATCCACTTTATTCAGAGACTCGATTGCCAAAAAAAACATTGATTTCTGATGCAAAACTGGTGGATGCTAATAATAAATTTGGCTTCAAACTATTTTCGGAAATTTTGAAAAATAACAGTAGTCAAGATAACATTTTTGTTTCTCCTTCAAGTGTCGCGATCGCTCTGTCTATGGCATATAATGGTGCCAGCGGTTCTACTCAACAAGCAATGGCTAAAACCCTAGAATTGCAGGGGATGAGTCTACCAGAAATTAACTCTGCTTACGCTACATTAAAAGAGTTACTAGAAAATCCTGACCCCCAAGTGCAACTGACTATTGCTAACTCGCTATGGGCAAATAAAGCAGCTACCTTGCAGCCGAATTTTCTCCAAACTACTCAGGACTTCTACAAAGCTAAGGTCACAAATTTAGACTTTCAAGATGCCGCATCTGCCAATAAGATTAATCAATGGGTTGAAGATAGTACCCAGGGAAAAATTAACAAAATAGTTGATCAAATTGAACCTGAACAGGTGTTGTTTTTGATTAATGCCATATATTTTAAAGGGCAATGGACTAATCAGTTTGATAAATTACAAACTGCTGAATACCCTTTTAAATCAATGTCTGGGGAACAGAAACCACAACTGATGATGTCGCAAACTGGCGAATATAGATACTATGAAAATGACCAGTTTCAGGCGGTGAGTTTACCTTATGGAGAAGATGGCAAAGTCAGCTTTTATATCTTCTTACCCAAAGAGGAATCTAACCTGCAAAGCTTTTATCAAAACTTGAATTTTGATAACTGGGAAAAATGGATGTCTCAGTTGCGAAATCGGGATGGATTTATTCGCTTACCTCGCTTTAAAACCGATTACGATGTGACACTCAATGATGCACTGAAGGCTTTAGGTATGGCAGAGGCTTTTAGTAATCAAGCTAACTTTTCGGGTATGGGGACTAATTTGAAAATTAGTCAAGTTAAACATAAAACATTTGTTGAGGTAAACGAAGAAGGTACAGAAGCCTCCGCTGCTACATCCATAGGAATGGTACCCACGTCTTTTAGAGAAAAACCAGAACCATTCCGCATGATTGTTGACCGTCCCTTTTTCTCTGCTATTCGAGATAATCAAACAGGCAGCATTTTGTTTATGGGTTCAATTACTGACCCACAGTAG
- the sfsA gene encoding DNA/RNA nuclease SfsA has protein sequence MIDWLYNYPPLYSGILLKRYKRFFADVQLDSGEIVTAHCPNTGPMTGVSTIGSAVQISKSDNQERKLAYTLELIQVHDNQPTWVGVNTMLPNRIVKLALAKYLFPELGNYSQIKSEVVYGQDKKSRVDFFLTGSDEERPIYLEVKNTTWAQGRLAIFPDTETTRGQKHLRELTALLPQTRAVMLYFINRSDCTEFAPGDITDPIYSKLLRTAIALGLEILPCRFDISPKGIRYIGLAKLKL, from the coding sequence ATGATTGACTGGCTTTACAACTATCCACCGCTATATTCGGGAATACTACTCAAGCGCTACAAAAGATTTTTTGCTGATGTTCAACTTGATTCTGGCGAAATCGTGACAGCACATTGTCCGAACACAGGGCCAATGACTGGAGTATCTACTATTGGGAGTGCAGTACAAATTTCCAAAAGTGATAACCAAGAGCGTAAATTGGCTTACACCTTAGAATTAATTCAGGTACATGATAACCAACCCACTTGGGTAGGAGTGAATACCATGTTACCCAATCGCATAGTCAAACTAGCATTAGCAAAATACCTCTTCCCCGAATTGGGAAACTATAGCCAAATTAAAAGTGAAGTAGTTTACGGACAAGATAAAAAAAGTCGAGTAGATTTTTTCCTAACAGGTAGCGACGAAGAACGCCCAATATACTTAGAAGTAAAAAATACAACTTGGGCGCAAGGCAGATTAGCCATATTTCCCGACACCGAAACCACAAGAGGACAAAAGCACTTACGGGAATTAACCGCACTCCTACCCCAAACTCGCGCAGTCATGTTGTACTTCATCAACCGCAGTGATTGTACCGAATTTGCCCCTGGTGATATTACAGACCCAATATATAGTAAACTCTTACGAACTGCGATCGCACTCGGCTTAGAAATACTACCCTGCCGTTTTGACATCTCACCAAAAGGCATACGCTACATAGGTTTAGCAAAACTCAAACTCTAA
- a CDS encoding DUF6391 domain-containing protein: protein MNTSSSVQGSSSFTFDFLSFDFTAPKPTQDADLLRQLSFIPGLREMILLRQVHALEHATVWVLSEANSAYAPKSKPTKVQVDNELLGGLSTEQGFYLYGEVNISDLRRAVTLGLNRLIHGEWDLAVHPRCGTNASVAMLLTAGLAVSVNLLLPFRPIEQLIGLGLAATTAAELAPDLGSIAQRYLTTAIPFNLAIENITLTRDVWGRQGHFVKVSWQD from the coding sequence ATGAATACTTCCTCTTCTGTTCAAGGTAGTTCGTCGTTTACCTTTGATTTTTTGAGTTTTGATTTTACCGCACCAAAACCCACACAAGATGCTGATTTACTCAGACAGCTATCATTTATCCCAGGGTTGAGAGAAATGATATTATTGCGGCAGGTTCACGCCCTAGAACACGCTACTGTTTGGGTTCTGAGTGAAGCTAACAGTGCCTATGCACCCAAAAGCAAACCCACAAAAGTACAGGTAGATAACGAACTATTAGGCGGCTTGTCTACAGAACAAGGATTTTACCTTTACGGTGAAGTAAACATCAGTGATTTGCGGCGGGCGGTAACACTAGGCTTAAATCGTCTCATTCATGGTGAATGGGATTTGGCTGTGCATCCTCGCTGTGGCACAAATGCATCAGTAGCCATGCTGTTAACAGCCGGACTAGCTGTCAGTGTCAATCTCTTATTACCATTCCGACCCATTGAGCAATTAATCGGTTTAGGACTAGCGGCGACTACAGCAGCAGAACTTGCACCTGATTTAGGTTCCATAGCCCAGCGCTACCTCACCACAGCCATTCCCTTTAACCTAGCAATTGAAAATATTACTCTGACTCGCGACGTTTGGGGAAGACAGGGACATTTCGTCAAAGTCAGCTGGCAAGATTGA
- a CDS encoding helix-turn-helix transcriptional regulator has translation MAGGASQTPVSLSDRELQIIDLVAAGLTNQDIAVKLEISKRTVDNHISNILTKTQTENRVALVRWALQWGKICLDEVNCCLLPVKKD, from the coding sequence ATGGCTGGTGGCGCGTCTCAGACCCCTGTTAGTCTGTCAGACAGAGAATTGCAAATTATCGACTTAGTGGCCGCTGGCTTAACTAACCAAGATATTGCAGTCAAACTGGAGATTAGCAAACGAACAGTTGATAACCATATCAGCAATATTCTCACCAAAACCCAAACCGAAAACCGAGTAGCTCTCGTCCGTTGGGCTTTGCAATGGGGCAAAATCTGCTTGGATGAGGTTAATTGCTGTCTTCTACCCGTCAAGAAAGATTAG
- a CDS encoding gluconokinase — translation MIIIIMGVSGAGKTTIGKLLANALNWEFKDADEFHTIDNIEKMRLGIPLNDADRKPWLKDLQTAIALWLKENANIVLACSALKADYRQYLVLDPECIKLVYLHGSLDLLQQRLMGRQNHFMSEKLLNSQLDALEEPDDAIFVDVSEPPQLIVQNLKKVLGI, via the coding sequence ATGATAATTATCATCATGGGTGTCTCCGGTGCCGGCAAAACCACCATAGGTAAACTACTAGCCAACGCCTTAAACTGGGAATTTAAAGACGCTGACGAATTCCACACCATAGATAACATCGAAAAAATGCGGCTAGGTATACCCCTCAACGATGCCGATAGGAAACCTTGGCTAAAAGACTTGCAAACAGCGATCGCACTATGGTTAAAAGAAAATGCCAATATAGTCTTAGCCTGTTCCGCCCTCAAAGCTGATTATCGCCAATATTTGGTATTAGATCCTGAATGCATCAAGCTAGTTTACCTCCACGGCAGCTTAGATTTGCTCCAACAGCGCCTCATGGGACGGCAAAATCATTTTATGTCAGAAAAACTCCTCAACAGCCAATTAGATGCCCTTGAGGAGCCAGATGATGCGATTTTTGTAGATGTTTCTGAGCCACCGCAACTCATTGTGCAGAACCTGAAAAAGGTTTTAGGGATTTAA
- a CDS encoding carbohydrate kinase, which translates to MSNPRVLCLGEILFDCLADQLGLTLEEVKSWTPYPGGAPANVACALVKLGTPAGFIGAVGEDEPGNKLVKLLEEIGVDITGVQRHSTAPTRQVYVVRDLAGDRNFAGFGKYDTSEFADTRLQAQKLPESLFQEADFLVLGTLELAYPESEKAVHRALDLAEQYDLKIILDVNWRPVFWQDANIARQKIEAIWKRVDFLKLSKEEAEWLFDTTDPGAITYRMDTIDGVLVTDGEHGCAYCLGENEGNLPSYPIEVVDTTGAGDSFLAGFIHQLNLHGIQGLQDAETAKKVVAYANAVGALTTIKAGAIASQPTAAEIDAFIASHPI; encoded by the coding sequence ATGAGCAATCCCCGTGTTTTGTGCCTTGGTGAAATTTTGTTTGATTGTTTAGCTGACCAATTGGGGCTAACGCTAGAAGAGGTGAAGTCCTGGACTCCTTACCCAGGTGGCGCACCAGCTAATGTGGCCTGTGCTTTGGTAAAACTAGGCACTCCCGCAGGTTTTATTGGGGCTGTTGGTGAAGATGAGCCAGGGAATAAACTAGTTAAGCTTTTAGAAGAAATTGGTGTAGATATAACAGGGGTGCAACGCCATTCTACAGCACCAACGAGGCAGGTTTATGTGGTGCGCGATCTGGCAGGCGATCGCAATTTTGCCGGCTTTGGTAAGTATGACACCTCTGAATTTGCTGATACCCGCTTGCAAGCTCAAAAATTGCCGGAGTCACTGTTTCAAGAGGCTGACTTTTTGGTATTGGGTACGCTGGAATTAGCCTATCCTGAAAGTGAGAAGGCAGTTCATCGCGCTTTAGATTTAGCAGAACAATACGATTTGAAGATTATTCTGGATGTCAACTGGCGACCTGTATTTTGGCAAGATGCAAATATTGCTCGCCAAAAAATCGAAGCGATATGGAAGCGAGTTGATTTTCTCAAACTCTCTAAAGAAGAGGCGGAATGGCTATTTGATACCACAGACCCAGGAGCTATTACTTACCGCATGGACACCATTGATGGGGTGCTGGTAACAGATGGGGAACATGGTTGTGCCTATTGTTTGGGTGAAAACGAAGGTAATTTACCTTCTTATCCGATTGAGGTTGTGGATACAACTGGGGCTGGGGATAGTTTTTTGGCAGGATTTATCCACCAGCTAAATCTACATGGTATTCAAGGTTTGCAGGATGCAGAAACAGCAAAAAAAGTTGTTGCTTATGCTAATGCTGTGGGAGCGCTGACTACTATTAAAGCAGGTGCGATCGCTTCTCAACCGACTGCGGCTGAAATCGATGCTTTTATCGCCTCCCATCCTATTTAG
- a CDS encoding 2OG-Fe dioxygenase family protein: MQQVWESTELEYAFLFTLKKVNSINSAGFKPFFNNLPTDPYLKGNYRSRRLSRFIAAEDKLIKLPHGYLFQGKDYNPLLGDIKREFAELEDGLVELDSFKNLVLAFSESCKLHPEAEIGVHQIRTICSPHNLGNPAPEGIHQDGTDFIGIFAVNRENIQGGETHLYTAKKEKPVFSKILNSGELLLVNDHEFFHFTTPIKPQIEAQGTRDVFVLTSPSLLIDY; this comes from the coding sequence ATGCAACAGGTATGGGAATCAACAGAATTAGAATATGCTTTTTTGTTTACTCTCAAAAAGGTAAATTCCATAAATTCAGCAGGTTTCAAACCATTTTTTAATAATTTACCGACTGATCCTTATCTCAAAGGTAATTATCGTTCGAGAAGATTATCTCGGTTTATCGCTGCTGAGGATAAATTAATTAAATTACCTCATGGCTACCTCTTCCAAGGTAAAGATTATAATCCATTATTAGGAGATATTAAACGAGAGTTTGCAGAATTAGAAGATGGACTTGTAGAATTGGATAGTTTTAAAAATCTAGTTTTAGCATTTAGTGAATCTTGTAAACTGCATCCAGAAGCAGAAATAGGAGTTCATCAAATTAGAACCATCTGTTCGCCCCATAACTTAGGAAATCCAGCCCCCGAAGGAATCCATCAAGATGGGACAGACTTTATTGGAATCTTCGCTGTGAATAGAGAAAATATTCAAGGTGGAGAAACCCACTTGTATACAGCCAAAAAAGAGAAACCAGTATTTAGCAAAATATTAAATTCCGGAGAACTACTATTAGTTAACGATCATGAATTTTTCCACTTTACCACACCCATCAAACCACAGATAGAAGCACAAGGAACCAGAGATGTATTCGTCTTAACCTCGCCCAGCTTATTAATAGATTACTAA
- a CDS encoding AI-2E family transporter produces the protein MQTRKLLNWWQTFTPIARLGAIALCAPILVLNGWAVSAIFHYFHSLIAILVGASVLAFLLNYPVSWMERQGARREQVAILVFLIALSVLLALGVTLFPLALTQAQQLVARLPELIDSGRSQLMMLNQKAETLNLPINLDALVVQINDRVKGQLQAIAGQVLNLAVVTFTSLLDFLLTMVLTFYLLQHGGELWQSLVEWLPTRFRAPFSKTVRLSFQNFFITQLILSTCMASALIPTFLWLKVPFGLLFGLTIGIMALVPFGGSVGIALTTSLVALQDFSMGVKVLIAAVIVQQILENLIAPRILGSFTGLNPVWILISVLTGARVGGLLGVIVAVPTAVIIKTALTALRPQGLNGEAEEKPAPVVTEKSPTAEHNNPLGVSEPTLP, from the coding sequence ATGCAGACACGTAAGCTACTCAACTGGTGGCAGACATTTACACCCATAGCGCGCCTTGGTGCGATCGCGTTATGCGCCCCCATTTTAGTTCTCAATGGTTGGGCGGTTTCGGCTATTTTCCATTATTTCCACTCACTAATAGCTATTTTAGTGGGAGCCTCAGTCTTAGCATTTCTGCTCAACTATCCCGTAAGCTGGATGGAGCGTCAAGGTGCTAGGCGAGAACAAGTCGCCATTTTAGTCTTTTTGATCGCGTTATCGGTGCTGTTGGCGCTGGGTGTAACCCTGTTTCCCCTAGCCCTGACTCAAGCCCAGCAATTGGTGGCGCGATTACCAGAGTTAATCGACTCTGGACGTTCTCAGTTAATGATGTTAAATCAGAAAGCAGAAACCCTGAATTTACCAATAAACCTTGATGCTCTTGTAGTCCAAATAAACGATCGCGTCAAGGGTCAATTGCAAGCGATCGCCGGACAAGTGTTAAATCTAGCAGTAGTGACATTCACTAGCCTGCTAGATTTCCTGCTGACAATGGTTTTAACTTTCTATCTTTTGCAGCATGGCGGTGAACTCTGGCAGAGTTTAGTAGAATGGCTACCTACCCGGTTTCGCGCCCCTTTCTCTAAAACAGTACGCCTCAGTTTCCAAAACTTTTTCATCACCCAACTGATTTTATCTACCTGTATGGCATCAGCCCTAATTCCTACCTTTTTATGGCTAAAAGTGCCATTTGGGTTGTTGTTTGGCTTAACTATTGGCATCATGGCGCTGGTTCCCTTTGGTGGTTCGGTAGGTATAGCCCTAACTACCTCCCTAGTAGCGCTGCAAGATTTCTCAATGGGAGTCAAAGTTTTAATTGCAGCGGTGATCGTGCAGCAAATTTTAGAAAATCTAATTGCACCCCGAATTTTAGGTAGCTTTACTGGTTTAAACCCAGTTTGGATACTAATCTCAGTGCTGACTGGGGCTAGAGTTGGTGGACTTTTAGGGGTAATTGTGGCAGTACCCACGGCTGTAATTATCAAGACGGCTTTAACAGCCTTGCGTCCTCAAGGGTTAAACGGTGAAGCGGAAGAAAAACCAGCACCCGTTGTTACAGAAAAATCACCAACAGCCGAACACAATAATCCTTTAGGAGTTTCGGAACCGACATTACCTTAG
- a CDS encoding nuclear transport factor 2 family protein has product MSNLEIIQRLYTAFQERDTKTIREIFDPQIEWIQNEGFPGGGRHIGTDAVINDVFAKFRLDWDTWQAFVEEWLEAGDTIIAFGKYSGIYKTTGKSTTAAFAHVYKLRNGRIFKFQQYTDTFKIAEAMQ; this is encoded by the coding sequence ATGAGCAATTTGGAAATTATTCAACGCCTTTACACCGCCTTCCAAGAGCGAGATACCAAGACTATCCGCGAAATTTTTGACCCTCAGATTGAGTGGATACAGAACGAGGGATTTCCCGGTGGTGGTAGGCATATTGGGACAGATGCAGTAATCAACGATGTGTTTGCCAAATTCCGCTTAGACTGGGATACTTGGCAAGCTTTTGTTGAGGAATGGCTGGAGGCTGGAGACACCATTATTGCTTTCGGTAAATACTCTGGCATTTACAAAACCACAGGTAAGTCCACAACGGCAGCTTTTGCTCATGTCTATAAGCTGAGAAACGGGCGGATATTTAAATTCCAGCAGTATACCGACACATTCAAAATTGCTGAGGCTATGCAATAA
- a CDS encoding glycosyltransferase, protein MRKLYFLVPGTYGKFACGGLWAELKTVKLAQQICSADVVTYRQRETDQLFIDDVLAEKNLDQAIFVISWGFDVAQLAAKLKQYNVIYHAHSAGYNFRLPASIPIITVSRNTMGYWGQKSPNSLIYYLPNQISNEFENLHLERKFDVLAQARKSSEYLMQELIPALQQQCQVKLVDSYVEDLPGLFNQAKIYLYDSAEYWAQQPVSEGFGLQPMEALACGCQVFSSVNGGLSDYLDPGFNCYKIAGYSKEYDIKRIIKVLKSSQTIDLPEEFFAEYRTENIIKRFQVILDELNEFFDHKINFSANIKNLSKTRVAKLRIQSIYKKIRQKYFLK, encoded by the coding sequence ATGAGAAAGCTTTACTTCTTAGTTCCAGGTACATACGGCAAATTTGCCTGCGGTGGACTGTGGGCAGAATTAAAAACAGTTAAACTGGCGCAGCAAATCTGTAGTGCTGATGTGGTCACTTATCGCCAAAGAGAAACAGACCAACTGTTTATCGATGATGTGCTGGCAGAAAAAAATTTAGATCAGGCGATTTTTGTCATTAGCTGGGGATTTGATGTAGCCCAACTCGCTGCCAAACTCAAGCAATACAATGTTATTTACCATGCCCATAGTGCAGGTTACAACTTTCGCCTCCCCGCCAGTATTCCCATTATCACAGTTAGCCGGAACACAATGGGATATTGGGGGCAGAAATCTCCTAATTCTCTGATTTATTATTTACCCAATCAAATTAGTAATGAATTTGAGAATTTACATCTAGAGAGAAAGTTTGATGTTTTAGCTCAAGCCCGAAAATCTTCTGAATATTTAATGCAAGAACTAATTCCGGCTTTGCAGCAACAGTGTCAAGTAAAATTAGTTGATTCTTATGTAGAAGATTTACCGGGGCTATTTAATCAGGCGAAGATTTACCTGTATGACTCTGCCGAATATTGGGCGCAACAGCCTGTTAGTGAAGGCTTTGGACTCCAACCAATGGAAGCTCTTGCTTGTGGTTGTCAGGTCTTTTCCAGTGTTAATGGTGGACTATCAGATTATTTAGATCCTGGGTTTAATTGCTATAAAATCGCCGGATATTCAAAAGAGTATGATATTAAACGCATTATCAAGGTGCTGAAATCCTCACAAACTATCGACTTGCCAGAAGAGTTTTTTGCCGAGTATCGAACCGAAAATATTATCAAGCGATTCCAAGTAATTTTGGATGAATTAAACGAATTTTTTGATCACAAAATCAATTTTTCAGCTAATATTAAGAATCTGTCGAAAACTCGTGTGGCAAAACTACGCATTCAGAGCATATACAAAAAAATTAGGCAGAAATACTTTCTGAAATAG
- a CDS encoding LCP family protein, whose protein sequence is MTSQRTSAKQKQLAKSLKSKQKNSLNSKSGRWLLFWLGMGGIAMVSATAGALLAVSLTNTPLQQAQLSPQEEAVFDGDRISGSGLRFSELTRPVNLLVMGMSVLPSDIINPPLELQNLGYEPQVNSFDGLADVMILIKFDPATKRIAMLSIPRDTRTEVIGYGVKKLNAANVDGGPALTAKSVSNLLGDVAIDRYIRINVLGVGKLIDALGGVTVHVPKDLKYQDDSQRLYINLKAGKQHLNGDQALQLLRYRHDELGDIGRVQRQQTVIRALIDQTLNPATVTQLPKVLNVVKDNIDTNLTIEELLALAGFGVRTNRANMHMFMLPGRFSQQDEYVASYWLPNKTGISRLMSQHFGVELTRELRQVNSRSMRVYIQDSTGSDRSELIPLIRTLEEFGYRKIQVSGPWSEPLQVTNIIAQQGDGENAELIRSALGFGEVRVESTGVIDSDITIQLGQDWLQQKLLLEATY, encoded by the coding sequence GTGACCAGTCAAAGAACTTCGGCAAAACAAAAGCAGTTAGCGAAATCCCTAAAATCGAAGCAGAAAAATTCTCTCAATTCTAAGTCTGGACGTTGGCTGTTGTTCTGGCTGGGGATGGGTGGGATTGCCATGGTGTCAGCAACAGCAGGGGCGCTGTTAGCGGTTTCTTTGACCAATACCCCATTGCAGCAAGCACAGCTAAGTCCCCAAGAGGAGGCGGTTTTTGATGGCGATCGCATTTCTGGTAGTGGGTTACGATTCTCGGAATTAACCCGCCCCGTTAATCTCTTAGTGATGGGGATGAGCGTACTACCATCTGATATTATTAATCCTCCCTTGGAATTGCAGAATCTGGGCTATGAACCTCAGGTAAACTCTTTTGATGGGCTGGCTGATGTGATGATCTTGATCAAATTTGATCCAGCCACAAAAAGAATCGCCATGCTGTCAATTCCCAGAGACACCCGTACAGAAGTCATTGGGTATGGAGTCAAAAAACTGAATGCGGCTAATGTGGATGGGGGGCCAGCTTTAACAGCCAAAAGTGTGAGTAATCTCCTGGGTGATGTCGCAATTGATCGTTATATTCGCATTAATGTTTTGGGTGTTGGCAAACTAATTGATGCCTTGGGTGGGGTGACAGTACACGTTCCCAAGGATTTAAAATACCAAGATGACTCCCAACGCCTATATATCAATTTAAAAGCAGGTAAACAGCATCTCAACGGCGATCAGGCTTTGCAACTATTACGCTATCGCCATGACGAACTAGGAGATATTGGTCGCGTGCAACGGCAACAAACAGTGATTCGAGCGTTGATAGATCAGACTCTTAACCCGGCCACAGTCACTCAATTACCCAAAGTTCTTAACGTAGTTAAAGACAATATTGATACTAACTTAACAATTGAAGAATTATTAGCTTTGGCAGGTTTTGGCGTGAGAACAAACCGTGCCAATATGCATATGTTCATGTTACCAGGTCGCTTTAGCCAACAGGATGAATATGTTGCTAGCTATTGGTTACCAAACAAAACTGGTATTTCTCGATTGATGTCTCAACACTTCGGTGTAGAATTAACTCGAGAACTCAGACAGGTGAATTCCCGTTCTATGCGAGTCTACATTCAAGATAGTACAGGTAGCGATCGCTCTGAACTCATACCTTTAATCAGAACTTTAGAAGAATTCGGATATCGCAAAATTCAGGTATCTGGACCTTGGAGTGAACCGCTACAAGTGACTAATATCATCGCCCAGCAAGGAGATGGTGAGAATGCAGAGTTAATTCGCAGTGCTTTGGGATTTGGGGAAGTGCGAGTGGAAAGCACTGGTGTGATTGATTCTGATATTACTATCCAACTGGGTCAGGATTGGTTACAACAAAAACTGCTCTTGGAAGCGACTTATTAA